The Candidatus Hydrogenedentota bacterium sequence TTTCCACCGGAACTATCTTTCCCGAAGCTGTCACGATTTCGGCTTGCAGAAATCCCGTGTCCCGCCCTTCCTGAACGGAGTAGAAACGCCGGAGATGGTCTGCTTGCTGGCCCGATGGATGAAGTGCGGCGATGGTTTTGCCAATGAGCTCTTCCTTGCAGCGCTCCAGAAGGCGCTCGGCCTGTGGATTCATGTCCAGGATAACGGCCGTTTCCGCATCCGACACGAAGACAGCGTCTGGTGCCCCCATGAACAGGGCTCGCATTCGTTCGTTGGCTTCCGTGAGTGCATCTTCAGCGCGCCGCCAATCTGTGACGTCCTGCCCGATAGTCCAACGTTTCCAACCGGGTATCGGTACACGAACGGATATATCCGACCAGGAAATCACTCGACCTTCCCCAGATTTCGTGGTCAAAACCATTTCTTCGTTATGCAGCTCGCAGTCTGGGTCCGAGATCAACTCCACTATAATGGCCCGATAGGTGGCGTCTGGATAGAGCAGTTCCAGCGCCTTCGGATTCGCGACCATCTCTTCCTTCGTGTAGCCGGTGACTCGCTCGCACGTCTCGTTCCAATGAAACACCACTCCCGATTCGTCGAATGCAATGAAGAGGAATGGAAACTCACGAATCATCTGACGAAATGCTTGCTCGTTTCGCCACAATGCTGCGGTCTCGTGGCGGAGCGTCGCCAGTTCCTTTTCCATGGCCGCGCATCGCGTTTGCAGCGATACGAATTCGGTATTGTCACCTTCGGCTTGAGGCAGGTTTTCCTGAGGCATAAGGTCCCAAGTTACGCATACCCGCACCGGCAAATGCCCGAATCTATGATTCGTACGAGGTCATTTCGCTGACAGCAACGGCCGGTCCATCGATGGCGTGGTGTACAGAGGGCTGGCGCCACGTATTCCAAATCTCCAGACAGGAAGCCACAGCGCCTTATGATTACAGCCTACATTTGTTGTAGAAGAATAGGCTGCGTCCCGTCAAATTCTCTGAGAGCCGACCGAGAGCCGTCACCCATGTCTCGTCAGACTGAACGTAGCGGTCAGTCGTAGCCGCACCCTCTCAGATGCGCTCCCAGGACGATTCCAGGACGCCGAACGCTTCGTTCAATTCCTCGGCACTCATTACCAGCGGAGGGCTGACCCGAAGCACTTTCCCCGCGAGAGGTCCGAGGAAATGCACGCCTTGCGGGCCGTTACCGCGATACGCCTCCAGCACGCAGGCGTTCGCAGTTGCGTCGTCCTTCATTTCCACGCCATAGACTAGCCCTTCGCCGCGAACGTCCACTATGAAGGGAAACCTCTTCTTCAGCGCATCCAGGTGGCCGCGAATCTGGGGCGTCAGGTTACGGCACTTGTCGACCACGCCTTCCGTTTCAAACACGTCGAGGACGGCACACACGGCGGCACAGGCTCGTGGATTGCCACTGTATGTATCGGATGCCTCGCCGTAGGCCAACGCATCGATCAGGTCGGCCCGACCGGCGACCGCAGCCGCGGGTTCCCCATTACCCAGCCCTTTGCCCATGACAACCAGGTCGGGCTCCACGCCATAGGTCTGGTACGCAAACATGTTGCCTGTCCGCCCATGACAGGACTGAACCTCGTCGAAGATGAACGCGATATCATGCTTATCGCACCACGCTTGAAGCATCTTGTGGTACCACGCCGGAGGATGAAAACTTCCCTTGGCCCCGAGATAGGGCTCCGTGATGAGCAGCGCGATCTGGTTCGGATATTGCTCCGCCAAGGCGTCCAATTCCGCCTGGTAGAACGACTGCGGGTGTTGCTCTTTCATCGGAAACGAAATGAACCGCACGTTTGGATTTGGGCTGGTGTCGCCCGTGACATCCGCCGCCAGCCCCTTCTTGCCGTGGAATCCGCCCCGCGTTGCCACAATAATGGGACGGTCGGGATGCTTGTGCAGCGCGGCCCACATAGCCTTCTGGATACCCTCCGAGCCGCTGGCCGCCCACAACAGCTTCTGCGCTTTGGGCATTGCCATGGTCGTAAGCAGGCGTTCCGCCGCAGTCGCCTCGACTTCCACAATCATGTTGTAGGCATTACGCGGAAGACCCGTCGCGTACTGCCGGTAGAATGCCTCGAAACGAGGATGGGAATGACCCAGATTCGCCACCAACACGCCCGATGTGAAGTCGAATAACTCACGATCGTCTGCAGTGCGCAGGATACAGCCCGAAGCCGCTTTCACCACTATTTGTGTCGGCGTAAATGTACGTTGTCCAAGCCCTACGCATGCATGCAACCGCGTGCGTATTTCATTCCCCTTCGGTTCCCCCTCGTGCAAAATCAGATTCACTCTGCCTCCTCGCTATCAGATGTAATACATCGCGCCTTTGCCAGCGCGCGTCAATATGTCGTTGACGGTAAATTCCGATAACACGCGCTCAATCTCCGCCCCCACGGCGCGCCATGCGGGTCGCAGATCCGCGCCTCCCGAATCATCCACCGGCAGCGGATCGAGAATCGGGCCGTCGATGGCGTGGACGATGTCGAGCAGCGTAATGACCTCCGCCGTTCGGGCAAGCATGTAGCCGCCCTGAGCGCCGCGTACGCTCTTCACAATTCCGGCTCTCTTTAATTGGAGAAGTATGTGCACCAGATACTTCTCGGGTATGTCGCGCAACGTTGCAATATGGACCGCCGTCATCGGCGTCTCGCTGTTTTCGTTGCGCGCCAATTCAAGAACGGCACGGCATGCGTATTCACATCTCGATGAAATGTTCATGTCGGTCCCCCATTGGACGTATCTTACAAGATCCTACTGCGCAACATCGAATCCTTGCCTTCATTTCGTGGACCCCGAAATCCCTGCGTCAGGCACCTTACCAAGTGGGTCATTCCCAACCTCAAACACGTTTACGTCGTATCCACCGCCAATCGTGCTCCGCCGTGCGTGCCGTTTGCGTGTTTCCCAGCCGGCCCCTCGCCGGGCCGCAGAGACTCTCCACAATTGTGGCGGCAGGAAGAAGTTACCTGCCCTCTAACGGAGGGCTAACACTTGACGGCATTACCGCTCAAAGAACGAATTCTGAGTGGGAAAGTCCGGTGTTTCTCGAAAACCGATAACCGCTAAATTTGGTATTGACAGACAGACAACACCACATTATATTGTGCCTTACCGCAATAATCCCCCTCAGGCAACTCTAGGTTGCCGGTACGGGGAAGGGGGTGAATCCCCCAGCGGATTCTTGGCTGTCTTGGGATTTCGTAGGTCACGCTGAATACTGCAATTATAAAACGGCGCTGGGGCCGCAACTCCAGGCGTAGGGGATCCTTTGTCCCTCCAGGGATACCGGATTTTAGGCCTGAGAACTGCGGCCTTGCGCGCCGCAAGATGTTGTATTAAAGCGACTTACGCGAACGATCAAAAACTTGCGGGCGGGAAAGCGCGGGTAATTTAGACCGAAGTCAGGCGCCGTCGCGTCTGCTTGGCTTTCCGGACTGGGGAGGGTGTATCGGTGCTGGAACCACAAGTGGAACAAACCATTCTGAAGCGCGACGGCCGTACGGTGTCGTTTGATGGGTCGCTCATCTTCAAGGCCATTGAGAAGGCCTTCAAAGCCGAACACGCGGTTCCCAGGGATGAGCCGCTGGAGCCCGCGATCCTCGAGAAGGCGCGCACCGTCGCAGACGAGGTTATCGCTGAAGCCCTTCAAAACGCCCGGGCAGGCCAGCGACTCGAGGTGGAACGCATCCAGGATGCCGTGGAGAGGCGCTTGATGCAGAACGGCGAATACGCCGTTGCGCGCCGCTATATTGTCTATCGCGAAGACCGCAAGAAGGCGCGCGCACTGCGCGGGGAAACCGATCTCCAGGGCGATCCGCTGGCGCAGATGTACGTGAGCCTGCCGGACGGCTCCCGCGAGATCCTCACCGGTCAGCGTATCCGCAAGACTCTTTCAGAAGCATGCCAAGGAGTGGAGAATATTGCCTCCGTCGACGAGATGCACGACGAGGTAATGCAGACGGTTTATGACGGCATTACTCCGCAGGAAATAGCCAAGGCGGGTATCTTCGCGGCCAAGGGGCGTATCGAGCGCGACCCCGCGTACAGCTTCGTCACCGCGCGGCTGCTGCTCAAGTTCATCTACAACGAAGTGTTGCCGCAAGGCATTGAAGTCGGTTCGCTCGAAGCGCAGCATCGCAATCACTTCCGGCATTACATCGCCGAGGGCGTTCGACTGGAGCGGTTAAGCCCGTCCCTGCTCGAATTCGATTTGGACCGTCTTGCCGCCGCCCTGGACCTTCAGCGCGACCGGCAATTCGCATATATGGGACTGCAAACCCTCTATGATCGGTATCTGATCCACAACAACGGCCGCCGCATCGAGTCGCCTCAGTACTTCTGGATGCGCGTCGCTATGGGCCTCGCCATCAATGAGGGCGCCCAACGCGACGAGCGCGCCATTGAGTTCTACGAAGTCCTGTCGCAGTTCCTGTTCACGTCTTCGACGCCAACGCTCTTCAACGCGGGCACGCTGCATCCGCAGCTCAGTTCGTGTTACCTCTCCACCATCGAGGATGATCTCGAGCACATCTTCAAGGTGATCTCCGACGACGCGCGCCTCTCAAAATGGGCCGGCGGATTGGGCAATGACTGGACGAATGTCCGCGCAACGGGCGGCTACATCAAGGGTACGAATGGTCAAAGCCAGGGCGTTATCCCCTTCTTGAAAGTCGCCAACGACACTGCGGTTGCCGTCAATCAAGGCGGAAAGCGGAAAGGCGCCATGTGCGCGTACCTGGAAACGTGGCACCTCGACATCGAGGACTTCCTCGACCTGCGCAAGAACACCGGCGACGAGCGCCGCCGCACGCACGACATGCACACCGCGAACTGGATCCCCGATCTGTTCATGAAGCGCGTGGCCGCGGAGGAGCATTGGACGCTCTTCAATCCGTCGGAAGTGAAAGACCTGCATCACCTCTACGGAAAGGCGTTCGAGGAACGCTACGTGGAGTACGAGAAGAAGGCCGAGCGTGGCGAGCTGCGGCAGTTCAAGCGCGTCGATGCCGTACTCCTCTGGCGCAAGATGCTTTCCATGCTGTTCGAGACCGGCCACCCGTGGATCACGTTCAAGGACCCGTCAAACATCCGTTCGCCCCAAGATCACATGGGCGTCGTGCATTGCTCGAACCTCTGCACCGAAATCCTGCTGAATACCTCTCCGGAGGAAACCGCGGTCTGCAATCTCGGCTCCATCAATCTCGCCGCGCATATCACCGAGACCGGACTTGACGAGGCCCTCCTTGCGGGTACCGTGCGCACGGCGGTCCGCATGCTCGACAACGTGATCGACATCAATTTCTATCCGACCCCGGAAGCCCGCAATGCCAATCTCAAGCACCGGCCCATCGGATTGGGCATTATGGGTTTCCAGGACGCGCTTTATGCGCAGGGGTTCAGCTATGCCAGCGAGGAGGCGGTCGAATTCGCGGACAGCAGCATGGAGATGATCTCGTATTACGCCATCTATGCGTCGACCGAGCTGGCGGCCGAGCGTGGCGCATACCCCAGCTATCAAGGCTCGAAATGGAGCCGCGGTCTGCTGCCTATCGACACGATCGATCTCCTCGTCGAGCAGCGAGGCGGCCACGTGGATGTCGATCGGTCTACTCGCCTGGATTGGTCCGTCGTGCGTGAGGCCGTGAAAGAGTTCGGAATGCGCAATAGCAACACCATGGCCATTGCGCCGACGGCCACCATCTCGAATATCACGGGCGTCACGCAGTCCATCGAGCCGGCCTACAAGCACTTGTTTGCGAAATCGAATCTCAGCGGCGAATTCACTACTGTCAACACGCATCTCGTCAATGATCTCAAAGCACTCGGTCTTTGGGACGCCGAAATGGTCGAAGACCTCAAGTACTACGACGGATCGCTGACTGAAATTGAGCGAATTCCCGCCAACCTGAAGCAGAAGTACCTCACCGCATTCGAAATCGAACCGAAGTGGCTCATTGAATGCGCCAGCCGCCGCCAGAAGTGGATTGACATGGGGCAATCGCTGAACCTGTACCTCGCGGCTCCGAGCGGGAAGTTGCTGAGCGAGATGTACCAACTCGCGTGGCGTAAGGGACTCAAGACAACCTATTACTTACGCAGCCTCGCCGCGACACAAGTGGAGAAGTCGACGGTCGACATCAACAAACGCGGCATTCAACCTCGCTGGATGAAGAGCAAGTCAGCCTCCAGCAACATCCAGGTCCAACGGGAAGAATCCGCCGAAGAGACTCAGCCCAAGGCGTGCAGTCTCGCCGATCCGGATTGCGAAGCATGCCAGTGAAGAATTTTGGATTTTCGATTTTGGATTTTGGATTGAAGAGAGTTGCCGCCGAGTGTTGGCGAGCAATGTGTTCCGGTTTCTTCCCTAGAGCATTTACTTTGAAGACGTCTATTGCTTCATGCGCCTCGGGGACGAGCCACGCAGTTTCCAATCTCAAATTTCAAATCTCAAATTTGAGATTCGGAGATCGGGACCTTGAGACTCGGGGTTTGCCGCTCGCATTCCATGCATCAAGGTACACATCGGCGCTCTTGAAAACTCACCGAATCCCCACTCTTTCAAAATCGTGTTCATCGTGTGAATCCTGTCGATATTTGTTCTCTCTCAGTATGTGCTTAGTTGTTATATGCCTGTTCGCTTTGTCCCGCGGAGCTTTTTGAGGAAGGAGACGTACTCATGTCAGCGTGTTGCACAGCCACCGGAATCCCCCCGAAACCCTTCGATCTCAGCAAGAGGATTAACGTCGAAGACAAGCGCTTGCTGAACTGCAAGCAGGTCGACGTCAATCAGCTCATGCCGCTGAAGTACAAGTGGGCGTGGGAGCACTATCTCAACGGGTGCAACAACAACTGGCTGCCCAGCGAAGTGTCCATGCAGCAGGACATCGAGTTGTGGAAGTCCAACAACCTGACGGACGCCGAACGCCTCGTGATCATGCGCAACCTTGGCTTCTTCAGCACGGGCGAAAGCCTGGTGGGCAACAACATCGTGCTTGCCATCTTCAAGCACATCACCAACCCCGAAGCGCGGCAGTATCTGCTTCGCCAGGCTTTCGAAGAGGCTGTGCACACCCACACCTTCCATTACATTGTGGAGTCTCTGGGCCTCGACGAGCGCGAAGTCTTCAATATGTATCACGAAGTCTCGTCCATAGAAGGCAAAGATCAGTTTGTCATGCGTCTTACCGAGGACGTGCTCCGCGACGATTTTAATACGGAGACTATCGAGGGCATTCAGAAGTTCCTGAAGAACCTCGTGGGGTTCTACGTGATCATGGAAGGCATCTTCTTCTATAGCGGATTCGTCATGATCCTGTCGTTTCACCGGCAGAATCGCATGACGGGCATCGGCCAGCAGTTTCAGTACATCTTGCGCGACGAGACCATCCACCTGAATTTTGGCATCGATCTCATCAATACGATCAAGGAAGAGAATCCCGGTGTGTGGACACCTCAGTTGCAGCAGGAGATCCGAGCGATGATCCACGACGCGGTGGAATACGAGATCCGGTACGCGCAAGACTGCCTGCC is a genomic window containing:
- a CDS encoding aspartate aminotransferase family protein → MVKAASGCILRTADDRELFDFTSGVLVANLGHSHPRFEAFYRQYATGLPRNAYNMIVEVEATAAERLLTTMAMPKAQKLLWAASGSEGIQKAMWAALHKHPDRPIIVATRGGFHGKKGLAADVTGDTSPNPNVRFISFPMKEQHPQSFYQAELDALAEQYPNQIALLITEPYLGAKGSFHPPAWYHKMLQAWCDKHDIAFIFDEVQSCHGRTGNMFAYQTYGVEPDLVVMGKGLGNGEPAAAVAGRADLIDALAYGEASDTYSGNPRACAAVCAVLDVFETEGVVDKCRNLTPQIRGHLDALKKRFPFIVDVRGEGLVYGVEMKDDATANACVLEAYRGNGPQGVHFLGPLAGKVLRVSPPLVMSAEELNEAFGVLESSWERI
- a CDS encoding ribonucleoside-diphosphate reductase subunit alpha, translated to MLEPQVEQTILKRDGRTVSFDGSLIFKAIEKAFKAEHAVPRDEPLEPAILEKARTVADEVIAEALQNARAGQRLEVERIQDAVERRLMQNGEYAVARRYIVYREDRKKARALRGETDLQGDPLAQMYVSLPDGSREILTGQRIRKTLSEACQGVENIASVDEMHDEVMQTVYDGITPQEIAKAGIFAAKGRIERDPAYSFVTARLLLKFIYNEVLPQGIEVGSLEAQHRNHFRHYIAEGVRLERLSPSLLEFDLDRLAAALDLQRDRQFAYMGLQTLYDRYLIHNNGRRIESPQYFWMRVAMGLAINEGAQRDERAIEFYEVLSQFLFTSSTPTLFNAGTLHPQLSSCYLSTIEDDLEHIFKVISDDARLSKWAGGLGNDWTNVRATGGYIKGTNGQSQGVIPFLKVANDTAVAVNQGGKRKGAMCAYLETWHLDIEDFLDLRKNTGDERRRTHDMHTANWIPDLFMKRVAAEEHWTLFNPSEVKDLHHLYGKAFEERYVEYEKKAERGELRQFKRVDAVLLWRKMLSMLFETGHPWITFKDPSNIRSPQDHMGVVHCSNLCTEILLNTSPEETAVCNLGSINLAAHITETGLDEALLAGTVRTAVRMLDNVIDINFYPTPEARNANLKHRPIGLGIMGFQDALYAQGFSYASEEAVEFADSSMEMISYYAIYASTELAAERGAYPSYQGSKWSRGLLPIDTIDLLVEQRGGHVDVDRSTRLDWSVVREAVKEFGMRNSNTMAIAPTATISNITGVTQSIEPAYKHLFAKSNLSGEFTTVNTHLVNDLKALGLWDAEMVEDLKYYDGSLTEIERIPANLKQKYLTAFEIEPKWLIECASRRQKWIDMGQSLNLYLAAPSGKLLSEMYQLAWRKGLKTTYYLRSLAATQVEKSTVDINKRGIQPRWMKSKSASSNIQVQREESAEETQPKACSLADPDCEACQ
- a CDS encoding Rrf2 family transcriptional regulator; protein product: MNISSRCEYACRAVLELARNENSETPMTAVHIATLRDIPEKYLVHILLQLKRAGIVKSVRGAQGGYMLARTAEVITLLDIVHAIDGPILDPLPVDDSGGADLRPAWRAVGAEIERVLSEFTVNDILTRAGKGAMYYI
- a CDS encoding ribonucleotide-diphosphate reductase subunit beta; translation: MSACCTATGIPPKPFDLSKRINVEDKRLLNCKQVDVNQLMPLKYKWAWEHYLNGCNNNWLPSEVSMQQDIELWKSNNLTDAERLVIMRNLGFFSTGESLVGNNIVLAIFKHITNPEARQYLLRQAFEEAVHTHTFHYIVESLGLDEREVFNMYHEVSSIEGKDQFVMRLTEDVLRDDFNTETIEGIQKFLKNLVGFYVIMEGIFFYSGFVMILSFHRQNRMTGIGQQFQYILRDETIHLNFGIDLINTIKEENPGVWTPQLQQEIRAMIHDAVEYEIRYAQDCLPRGILGLNAGLFREYVQYVADRRMERIGLKSFFGSRNPFPWMSETIDLSKEKNFFETRVTEYQTAGSLEW